The proteins below are encoded in one region of Arenibacter algicola:
- a CDS encoding DUF3472 domain-containing protein, with the protein MAITNVGSKFFKMVRTSSMPSSKGCINSVGLSLLLMVGSCTTLSKQDNAKDTSLEKLSLTDSIKPGGNSWVVNEVRDNRHLISDEGIRNWNDTNTVIRTYFKTDQVGQLNVGLNLKVSEGTSKLRVSLDGTTKEIQVSNQDLETLDIGVFKLSTPGYHYVELQGMEKSANNFADVNEVLIGGQAANGKLTYVKEDFYWGRRGPSVHLSYTTPENTDILWFYNEITVPEKEDIIGSYYMANGFGEGYFGMQVNSETERRILFSVWSPFETQDPKSIPEEYRIILLGKGEGVTTGEFGNEGSGGQSYKVFNWKAGNTYKFLLKGEPSVNNSTDYTAYFYDSETDKWNLIASFRRPHTSTYLKRPHSFLENFRTEVGHISRMGEYTNQWIMDTAGQWHELTKAKFTADATARKGSREDYAGGAVGNKFFMKNCGFINEMTTIDTFHERIANGVAPVIDFSLLEKPIQ; encoded by the coding sequence ATGGCAATAACCAACGTTGGCTCCAAGTTTTTTAAAATGGTTAGGACTAGCTCTATGCCAAGCAGTAAAGGATGTATAAATTCAGTAGGACTAAGCCTATTACTCATGGTAGGCTCCTGTACAACTTTGTCCAAGCAAGATAATGCAAAAGATACATCTTTGGAAAAATTAAGCTTGACCGATAGTATAAAGCCGGGAGGCAATAGCTGGGTGGTAAATGAAGTGAGGGATAATCGCCATCTTATTTCTGATGAGGGAATAAGGAACTGGAATGATACCAATACGGTTATAAGAACCTATTTTAAAACCGACCAAGTAGGGCAATTGAATGTTGGCCTAAATCTTAAAGTGAGCGAAGGTACTTCCAAACTCAGGGTTTCCTTGGACGGAACCACCAAAGAGATCCAAGTTTCCAACCAGGATTTGGAAACCTTGGACATAGGCGTGTTTAAGCTTTCCACACCTGGTTATCACTATGTGGAACTTCAGGGAATGGAAAAATCGGCCAATAATTTTGCCGATGTCAATGAGGTGCTTATTGGCGGCCAGGCGGCCAATGGGAAGCTTACTTACGTAAAAGAAGACTTTTACTGGGGTAGAAGGGGGCCATCTGTACATTTAAGTTACACTACTCCCGAAAACACGGATATTCTTTGGTTTTATAATGAAATAACGGTCCCTGAAAAAGAGGATATTATTGGATCCTATTACATGGCCAACGGCTTCGGAGAGGGATATTTTGGAATGCAGGTAAATTCGGAGACAGAGAGGAGAATCCTGTTTTCGGTCTGGAGTCCGTTTGAAACCCAGGACCCAAAAAGTATTCCTGAAGAATACAGAATAATTTTGTTAGGCAAAGGAGAAGGGGTAACCACTGGTGAATTTGGCAATGAAGGCTCTGGAGGACAAAGTTATAAGGTATTCAATTGGAAGGCGGGCAACACCTACAAATTCTTATTGAAGGGTGAGCCTTCTGTAAATAATTCCACGGATTATACCGCCTATTTCTATGACTCGGAAACGGATAAATGGAATTTAATCGCCAGTTTTAGAAGACCACATACCTCTACCTATTTAAAAAGACCACATTCCTTTCTAGAAAACTTTAGGACAGAAGTAGGCCATATTTCCAGAATGGGAGAATATACCAACCAATGGATCATGGATACTGCAGGGCAGTGGCATGAACTTACCAAGGCTAAATTTACGGCAGACGCCACCGCAAGGAAAGGTTCTAGGGAAGATTACGCCGGAGGGGCCGTTGGAAACAAATTTTTTATGAAGAATTGTGGATTTATTAATGAAATGACCACTATTGATACCTTCCATGAAAGGATAGCAAACGGAGTGGCACCAGTGATAGATTTTTCGCTATTGGAGAAACCAATACAATAA